From the genome of Marinicella rhabdoformis:
AATTAACCGAAGAACAAGTCAAAGACTATGCTGAACGTAAAGGCGTGACATTAAAGCAAGCCGAAAAAACTTTGCAAAATAATTTAGCGTACTGAGCATTCATGTCATTATGTTATCGTATATAATGGCATATTTAATAGTTCTTTTATCATGCCTTGTTACGAAATTGATGGTGTAAAACCGGTGATTCATCCTAGCAGCTATGTTCACCCAACAGCTGTCATAATTGGATTGGTTACCATTGGAAAAAATTGTTACATCGGACCACATGCCAGCATACGTGGTGACTACGGCCAAATCATTTTTGAAGATGGCGTCAATTTTCAAGACGGTTGTATTGCCCATGCCTTTCCTGGAGGTCATACTACAGTGAGAGAAAATGGCCACATCAGTCATGGTGCAGTCTTACACGGTTGTGAAATTGGCGCCAATTGCATGATTGGCATTCAAACTGTCATTATGGACAATGCCATAATTGGACCCGAATGCATGATCGCAGCACTCAGTTATATCAAACCAAAATTTGAAGCACCCGCTCGATCTGTTATTGCAGGTTCGCCTGCTGAAATCAAGCGATCGGTTACTGATAAAGAAATGCATTGGAAAACCAAAGGAACTGCTGTCTACCATGATTTAACCCAAAGATCATTGTCAACTATGATTGAATGTGATCCTTTGTCAGAAAAAACAAATCAAAAAATTGACCTCAATATTCCTCAATTTAAACCATTGAAATAACTACATTTCAAAAGTAGCATAAATAGGCAAATGGTCACTGGCCACTTTGGCGATTTGCTTTTGGTATTTTTTTGCATTCAAGCATTTTAAGCTGCCCCTATAATATATTCTATCTAACCCGCCTCTTGGAGAAAATGAAGGGTATGTTTTGATAGCCACTTCTCCTCGTTTAGTTTGGTGATCTGTCGCGCATTTAAATTCTCTGCCTTCAACAAAAAGTATACGCAACAATGAACGCCAATCGTTGAAATCACCTGCAACCAAGCAATCATCTTTAAAATTCAATTTTTTAAATGGCTGGCTATTTAATAAAACGGCACACTGTTTGCGTCTTTCTTTTGCAGATAAACCCAAGTGCCAATTAAATACATGTAAGGGTTTGGATACATCAGTAGGGCATGATATTTCTGTGTATAAACAACCCCTGGCTTTTTTATTGTCTATCGTTAAGTCTATATTTTGTGATTTTCTAATAGGATATCTGCTGAATGTGGCATTGCCATAATGACCTTTGGGTAAGTTGACATTCAAACCCAAGTCATAATAAGGGTAGTCAGTGGCTTCAGATAATACTTTTGCCATATCCATAAACTGAGATCTAGGCACACCACTGTCTACTTCTTGTAATAAAACAATATCTGCATCAATGTCTTTTAATATTTTAATGATTCTTTTTGGTTGATAGCGTCTATCGAGTCCAATCGCACGGTGAATGTTATATGTTAATACTTTAAATTGCATGCTGTCCCCATTATGGAGTAATTATTGTACCGTATGTAACAAGTTGACAGTGTTATATATTCTTAAATTTAAGGCAAAAAAAAGCCCCAACGTATGTTGAGGCTTTTTTAGTATAAGATCCTGGCGATGTCCTACTCTCACATGGGAACTCCCACACTACCATCGGCGATGCTACATTTCACTTCTGAGTTCGAGATGGGTTCAGGTGGTTCTATAGCTCTATTTTCACCAGAAAACTGGTCGCTTATGACTGCTAAGGTCATAAGACTGATGTTTGGAATATGAATCTAAATCTTTGATTGAATTAATGGGTCTAAAGTTTGATGTATATAAGTCATCGTTATCTCNTAAAAGAGACTTTAATCCTTATAAACTTGTCATACTTCCCAAATTCCTTGGGTGTTATATGATCAAGCCTCACGGGCAATTAGTACTGGTTAGCTTCATACATTACTGCACTTCCACACCCAGCCTATCAACCTTGTAGTCTTCAAGGGCCCTTTAGGGAGCTTAAAGCTCCAGTGAGATCTCATCTTGGAAGAAGCTTCCCGCTTAGATGCTTTCAGCGGTTATCTCGTCCGAACATAGCTACCGGGCAATGCCACTGGCGTGACAACCCGAACACCAGAGGTTCGTCCACTCCGGTCCTCTCGTACTAGGAGCAGNTTTCCTCAAATCTCAAACGCCCACGGCAGATAGGGACCGAACTGTCTCACGACGTTCTGAACCCAGCTCGCGTACCTCTTTAAATGGCGAACAGCCATACCCTTGGGACCGGCTTCAGCCCCAGGATGAGATGAGCCGACATCGAGGTGCCAAACACCGCCGTCGATATGAACTCTTGGGCGGTATCAGCCTGTTATCCCCGGAGTACCTTTTATCCGTTGAGCGATGGCCCTTCCATACAGAACCACCGGATCACTAAGACCTACTTTCGTACCTGCTCGACTTGTCAGTCTCGCAGTCAAGCGCGCTTTTGCCTTTACACTAACCGTACGATGTCCGACCGTACTTAGCGCACCTTCGTGCTCCTCCGTTACTCTTTAGGAGGAGACCGCCCCAGTCAAACTACCCACCACACAATGTCCCCGATCAGGATAACTGATCTAGGTTAGAACTCCAATTACACAAGGGTGGTATTTCAAGGACGACTCCATGCATGCTGGCGCACACACTTCAAAGTCTCCCACCTATCCTACACATATCTAATCAAAGTCCACTGTGAAGCTATAGTAAAGGTTCACGGGGTCTTTCCGTCTAGCCGCGGGTAAACTGCATCTTAACAGCTATTTCAATTTCACTGAGTCTCGGGTGGAGACAGTGTGGCCGTCGTTACGCCATTCGTGCAGGTCGGAACTTACCCGACAAGGAATTTCGCTACCTTAGGACCGTTATAGTTACGGCCGCCGTTTACCGGGGCTTCGATCAAGAGCTTCGCACAAGTGCTAACCCCATCAATTAACCTTCCGGCACCGGGCAGGCGTCACACCATATACGTCCACTTTCGTGTTTGCATAGTGCTGTGTTTTTGATAAACAGTCGCAGCCACCTGGTCTCTGCGGCCTCCATTAGCTCTGAACCTATGGAGGCGTACC
Proteins encoded in this window:
- a CDS encoding endonuclease/exonuclease/phosphatase family protein, with the protein product MQFKVLTYNIHRAIGLDRRYQPKRIIKILKDIDADIVLLQEVDSGVPRSQFMDMAKVLSEATDYPYYDLGLNVNLPKGHYGNATFSRYPIRKSQNIDLTIDNKKARGCLYTEISCPTDVSKPLHVFNWHLGLSAKERRKQCAVLLNSQPFKKLNFKDDCLVAGDFNDWRSLLRILFVEGREFKCATDHQTKRGEVAIKTYPSFSPRGGLDRIYYRGSLKCLNAKKYQKQIAKVASDHLPIYATFEM
- a CDS encoding transferase hexapeptide repeat family protein, which translates into the protein MPCYEIDGVKPVIHPSSYVHPTAVIIGLVTIGKNCYIGPHASIRGDYGQIIFEDGVNFQDGCIAHAFPGGHTTVRENGHISHGAVLHGCEIGANCMIGIQTVIMDNAIIGPECMIAALSYIKPKFEAPARSVIAGSPAEIKRSVTDKEMHWKTKGTAVYHDLTQRSLSTMIECDPLSEKTNQKIDLNIPQFKPLK